The DNA segment CGAAGATATGCTCCGAACtacagtgatggattttggaccAACGTGGCATGACCATTTGGCATTGTTGGAGTTTGCTTATTATAACAGCTACCATCGCAGAATTGGCATGGAACCTTCTCCGCCTTCCACTTGAACTTTTTATAAGCATCTGTCTCCTTTTTACTGTCGATTCTCCTTCTCCGCCCCTCCATTGCGGCCTGTAGAATCCACAGACTCTCCCTTCCGTTTAGAATTCTCCTATTGATGTCAATAATCTCCATTGTCACCATTTTCAAGTGCAGTTCTTCCCGTCCCATCCACCCACAGGTGGCCCGCACCGCGAATAGGACCAGTTTCCCACTAGCATCAGCGGCCACGGTCGCGTAACATAGTTCTATGTCACCGTTCGCTAGAATCTGGGAGGCGACGGCCACGTGACTCGCGATGTTGACGGCCCGTTTGCTGTGGGGGTCGATAACGATCCAGCTTACTCTCAGGTGTTCGACTGCGAGGGACACGGTCGCGCTGTAATCCCCATCGTATTTCAACGGCGTCCGGATCCTCTCCGTTGGGTCCAAAGCGTTTAATGAGAAAGGATGGCTGAAGAAACGTTCCGTTACGGTTCCCGTTTGCAAGACTTTGGAGTGTGCAATAATCTTATACACAGCTGGAAACTTCTTATCTTCCAAAATTTGTTGTTTATCTAGACAATATGCGCAACACCGATGAGACAAGACATCGTAAAACACAAGCTCGTTTGTGCTTGTCAAACAGATTGGTGATATATGAAAAGGAAACCATGGACTATAATTCCCCGACCTTGGGTGTAATTCTTCGTTCCGGACTGTCGCTAACTTCATCCAACATTTACCTTTCAGCAACCATATCTTAACCATCTGTCTTTCAcgtgcatataaacataaatttccACTCAAATTTGTCAAGAAAATGTCCTTATAACTTTCTTGCTCCAAATCCGCGGGTTCATTCAGTTTCTTTAACAAGTTATCTTTCGGATCAAAACATATTATTTCCTTACAACATGAGCTATCCTCAAACACCCAATAAACCAATCCGTCGGCACAAGTCCCATGTTGATACACGGTTCTTGCAAATTCGCTCCGTCTCTCAGCCAAAGTGTGTTTTTTTATGGAGTAAACTAAGTACTTACGGCCTGTTGATGTAACAGCAATAACTTTATAATCATCTTCATATTTATCAAAGCAAAGCCCATATCTCACACGAGCATAATTCCCCAAGGAAAAATAAAACGTCGAGTAATTTCTTGTAAAGGGATtaaataacatatacatgagcTTGCATGTTTTGCGACAAGAGGATAGGAATAGAAGTATTCCATCACAGCAGCATAAAAACTCCACAAGATCTAATTCTGTCAATGGAAATTGGACCACCGATTGCACGTAGGGCTCCTGGCCTTGAAACTTGATCAACTCATATGTTTTATGATCATCACGACATCTTGCTACGGCGTAGAAACTCTGGGAGTTTGAGATAATTGATTGGTTGGAATGAATTTTTGCGAATCCCGGGTCGTCGATGGTGGCTTTCCATGATTTACAGACGGCTTTCAATCGGAGAAGAGACTTAAGGGGTAGCCTTGAGAGTATGTTTAGTATGATATCACAAGGACAATGGGATGTATCATCTTCTATTGGTGGCTTTTTCATCATGCTGGAGAAAGAAGATtgtatagattttttttttagggTTCCTAGGTATTGTATTTATACTGAAAATAACTAGTCtccttctcatttttttttttccaaaagccGCTTGTATTTTTATTCTCATATTagttgttggttttggactgaaatcatatatatttttattattatcttatttgacaaaaataaaataatttttatttgactTTCCAAACTTTTTATACTTTTCCATATTAATTattagaaatttttattttatttttaaatattttattgttatccatgtaattaaataatattaaattttcacttttttaagtttaaatttttaatatatgtttatttatatcatAAACTTTATcgataattattaaataaatttaaatgtaCGTACAACTCGATAGGGTACTTATCTCGTTATCTTTTCATTTTAAATTGGGAATAAATTTTATATCTAATGTAATTGTCCACACTGACTAGATTTCAGCATGCTATCTCGAgcaaagaaattttaaaatactttCAAGTTTatctaaataaattaagaaaattaccAACAATCAGCGAGAATCGAACATAATATCAGTTCAGCCTCAGCCTTAGCCATTAGGCTAAGGCCTCATCGGCTTAATTTGGAATATGAAGGGAACTCGAGTTTATTAGTTCGAAATAAATTCAcctaatttaattcaatttgtaACCAAGTCCAGCAATATACATAACCGTCTAAATTATATAACATATAGGCATGCTTAACGGGGTAGatttcaacctagcatatgggtaataccccaatgatagatctaatgtttcatgatttgccacgtcaataatatataattaattacgtctatgtgtaaaaatacgaatagttggatgcatgatttggatattAACCATATGCTAGGATCTCATCTACCGCTTAACGGGGTCTTGCCTATACTACCCCATTCGGGTAGTGGCCGCTGGATGCAGCACATGAGCAGTGCCCATGTGCTGGCATAGACTGACCCAACTGACCATTACAATTAATTCAtgaaaaaaaggaaaatattttttctccACTAACTTGtctatttttgtttgttttggtccattaattttTGACATGTCAGTATTTTCGGGTACCATACCATTATTTTTCGATGTCATATCAGCATTTTCCGGTGCCACATcagcagttggaccaaaataaCTGAAAATTATAAGTTAGTGTGCCAAAACCAAATTTTAAAAAGTTAAttaaccaaaacaaaaaaatgaacaaGTTAGTGGACCAGAAAAactattttcttgaaaaaaaatataagaaaaaaatattatgattcCTAACTAATATGATATAACTATATTTTGAATATAGTACGTTGGAGCAATTAAGTTTTGGTGGAATAAAATGGAAAAACTGGCCTAAACTTGCGTGAGTAAAACAGATGGAGGATTGGGTTTTCGTAAAATCCACGAATATAATTTAGCTCTCTTGGCTAAGCAAGGCTGGAAATTATTGACAGACACTACATCTTTGGCATCTCGTGTTTTTCAAGTTCGCTACTATTCAGATGGACACTTCAATTCCTAGATGCAAAAATCGGAAACCCAGGTTATATTTGGAGGAGTACTATTATTCCACATGTGCAATATACAgcgtgttatttttatgtaatttatggtaaAATTAGCAAGTATGggtgtttgaataaataattaaaatacaaataaagtTTGAGTTTGGATGAAATGATTTGAAAACTATGGATTTAAATGTATCTTCATTGTTTATataatttacaaaaaaaaaaaaaatcaaattcattttTATATGTATTTACACTATAATTGAGTTAATTATAACGGATTTCAAATCCTTAGAATATTTGAATCATTTGAAATCCATTTTGGCTAGAAGATGTTTGACGTAACTTATaaactctttaaatttttttggaattttttttaaaaaatagtttatTAGTTTTTGAAATAAGTTGTTTCACGTCTTATAAGatgtttttttttacaaaaaaagtTGCTCCATCCCTACTTTATTAGAAAtgtcttattttaattttttacttcCTCATATTATCCTTGTATATTTTGTTAAATGACATCCATCCATTTTTCACATTAACCTTAAAAAATTAACAGCCACCCATTTTTCACATTAACctaagataaaaaaataaataaatttaacttttaatataaatatttttattaaaattctaaaactatttttgtatatatatatatatatatatatatatatataattacttACATTACCTTCAGATTATTATatcatttttggtaattttgacaataaaaagatctcataataccaaacacatcaatatttttgtttaaaataaattcatccaaacactttgataacttattttttaaaataaaatctggcAGCTTAAAAACTTCTAaaatagcttataagctcttataacttttaagttttttttaataagtttagtcaaACACTCTATAAAGTGAAAATAAGTAGGagacttattattattattattcaatttttaaagttatttaaaaatgaaaataaattcaaaatatatagaTTTCAAATGATCCAATCCAAATGCAACCTAAATTGATTCTAACCACACatttagaaaacaaaaaattaaataatttaaaaataatgaagAACTTCATAACAATACTTGTCGTTGAATGTTTTCtagttcttttttatttttttaagaaagctGCCCGTTGTGGCGGGGGTTAGGCGGCCCCTTACctatttattcaaaaaaaaagaaaggtacACGAGTGGAGGACTAGGCCAATACCTCTTAGGAATtacaaataataacaaaaaaaatttaactaaagTTCGACGAAACTCTGACATAAGGCAACCTCGCCATGTCCAATTGCAAATGCCCCTGAGCCGACCATTGATTTTTTCTTACAAGAGAATGGCTGTACCCTGCTGCATCCCCATGTTGGCTAATTCATTCGCCGCTGTGTTTGCCTCCCGATAAATATGAGACATGGATATAGGAAAGTTTAAGAGAATGCCTTGAATACTAGTCAGAGTGAGACCGAGTTCTCAACTAGTTCTGTCTACTTTGATGATAGCCAGAGCCACCAACGAATCCACCTCAATACTGTTTTTCAGGTactgagggagagacagttgtatgctaagttgagcaagtgtgacttctggattgaccgagttgtttttTTGGTCATGTGATTTTGCGAGATAGTGTTTccgttgatcctagcaagacggAGGCTATTTTGAACTGGTCGTGTCCGACGACAGTTTCAGAGATTCGCACTTTTCTTGGGATGGCAGGCTATTACTGTAGATTCGTTGAGAATTTTTCTCAGATTTCTAAGCCTTTGAcgcagttgacgaagaaagatgtGTCTTTTGTCTGGACGTTAGAGTGCGAGAAGATTTTTCACGAGTTGCGTCGCCGTCTAACTACTGCTCCAGTATTAGCTTTACCATCTGGATCAGtaggttatgttgtctacaccgatgcttctctccagggatTTGGATGCGTGTTGACGCAGAGAGATCATGTGATTGTCTATGCCTCTAGGCAATTGAAAACTCATGAGGAGAACTAccccgtacatgatctagagtTTTCAGCCATTGTCTTTGATCTGAAGATATGACGTCATTACTTGTACAGTGAGAGGTTTGAGATATTCATTGACCACAAGaatttgaagtatttgttcactcgggctgagttgaacatgaggcagcaacgctggatggatctgctgaaggattacgattgcgAGATCAAGTAACATCCAGTTTCTTCTAATCCAGTTGCGGATGCTCTTAGCCACAAAGTTTATATGAGTTTCATTCGTACCAGCTCAGTTGCACGAGTGATAGAGGAATGTTGTTCCTTGGGGTACACCTTTTGTCATAAGAAGGAACAACAGGGAGTGCGCATTTCTTCTGTACTTTTTGAACCAGCCTTGTATACTCGTATATGTGAGTCATAGGCCGTTGATCCGAAGACGCAGAAGTTAGCCCAATTGGCACATGATGGGAGTACTTTTggttttaatttcttgaatgaTGGTATGTTATGTCTTTTCGGACGTGTGGTGGTTCCTGATGATTCCGCACTGGGAGAGTAAATTCTTACACAGGCTCATCGTGGTAGATTCTCGGTTCATCcaggaagcatgaaaatgtacaaggatctgcgtacgaggttttggtggaaaggaatgaagcgcaaCATTTATCAATTTGTGTCTCAATGTCTTGTATGTCAGCAAGTCAAGACAGAATTTCGACGACCCGGTGGATTGCTCCAAAGTTTaaagattcctgagtggaagtgggagcatgtgacgatggattttgtcacccacttgcctatgtatTCTAGGaattgcgatgctatttgggatGTTGTTCATCGATTGTCGAATTCCATGCATTTCTTGTCATATAATCGGGACTTTAATTTCGACAGGATGGCACGACTGTATGTGCAAGAGGTTGTTAGCCTGCATGGAATTTCTTTGAGCATCATCagtgaccgagatccgaggtttacctctaggttttggggtagctttcAGCGAGCTCTTGGTACTACACTGATTTTGAGTACAGCTTACCATCCAGATACTGACGAACAGACTGAGCGTACTATCCGTACCCTCGAAGATATGCTCCGAACtacagtgatggattttggaccAACGTGGCATGACCATTTGGCATTGTTGGAGTTTGCTTATTATA comes from the Henckelia pumila isolate YLH828 chromosome 1, ASM3356847v2, whole genome shotgun sequence genome and includes:
- the LOC140874346 gene encoding uncharacterized protein, with amino-acid sequence MAGYYCRFVENFSQISKPLTQLTKKDVSFVWTLECEKIFHELRRRLTTAPVLALPSGSVGYVVYTDASLQGFGCVLTQRDHVIVYASRQLKTHEENYPQVKTEFRRPGGLLQSLKIPEWKMARLYVQEVVSLHGISLSIISDRDPRFTSRFWGSFQRALGTTLILSTAYHPDTDEQTERTIRTLEDMLRTTVMDFGPTWHDHLALLEFAYYNSYHRRIGMEPFEALDAAVVCLCFGMKLVSVKLRVHG